Proteins from one Syntrophaceae bacterium genomic window:
- the carA gene encoding glutamine-hydrolyzing carbamoyl-phosphate synthase small subunit, whose product MRQRTSAILVLEDGSVFPGHAFAGRGEVMGEVVFNTGMTGYQEVLTDPSYKGQIVSMTYPLVGNTGINPEDMESAGIHLEGFIVREYQERPSNWRADRSLKTFLEASGKLGVEGIDTRALTRRLRLDGSMKGILTTETSDTALLLERVKAHPGLVGRDLVREVSCSEAYLWLDGRPQGLPPDLPADPQRFRVVVVDCGVKYNILRHLEARGCQVLVVPAASTGEEILAWNPDGILFSNGPGDPAALPYIVDAARLVLGRVPVFGICLGHQILGQAAGGRTAKLKFGHHGINQPVKNHRTGRIEITSQNHGFIVVPDSLTGAREATHDNLNDTTSEGIFYENRQAFSVQYHPEAAPGPHDAAYLFDRFLETMTARRKAP is encoded by the coding sequence ATGCGGCAGCGGACATCAGCCATTCTCGTCCTTGAAGACGGAAGCGTCTTCCCAGGCCATGCCTTTGCCGGCAGGGGCGAGGTCATGGGTGAGGTCGTCTTCAACACGGGCATGACAGGCTACCAGGAGGTCCTCACAGACCCCTCCTACAAGGGGCAGATCGTCTCCATGACCTATCCCCTCGTAGGTAACACCGGCATCAACCCGGAGGACATGGAATCCGCGGGGATCCACCTGGAAGGCTTCATCGTCCGGGAGTACCAGGAGCGGCCCAGCAACTGGCGGGCCGACCGGTCCCTCAAGACGTTTCTCGAGGCGAGCGGCAAGCTCGGCGTGGAGGGGATCGACACCCGGGCACTGACTCGGCGCCTCCGCCTGGACGGCTCCATGAAGGGCATCCTCACGACGGAGACCTCCGACACAGCCCTGCTTCTGGAGCGCGTGAAAGCCCACCCCGGCCTCGTGGGACGGGACCTGGTGCGGGAAGTGAGCTGCAGCGAGGCCTACCTGTGGCTGGACGGACGCCCGCAGGGACTTCCTCCGGACCTGCCGGCGGACCCGCAGCGCTTCCGGGTCGTTGTCGTGGACTGCGGCGTGAAATACAACATTCTCCGGCACCTGGAGGCGAGAGGCTGCCAGGTCCTCGTCGTTCCGGCCGCGTCGACGGGCGAGGAGATCCTCGCCTGGAACCCTGACGGCATCCTCTTCTCCAACGGCCCCGGCGACCCGGCGGCTCTTCCCTATATCGTCGACGCCGCCCGGCTTGTCCTCGGACGGGTGCCCGTCTTCGGCATCTGCCTGGGCCACCAGATCCTCGGGCAGGCGGCAGGGGGAAGGACGGCCAAGCTGAAGTTCGGGCACCACGGCATCAACCAGCCCGTCAAGAACCACCGTACGGGACGGATCGAAATCACGTCGCAGAATCACGGCTTCATCGTGGTTCCCGACTCCCTGACGGGAGCCCGGGAGGCGACCCACGACAACCTTAACGACACGACCTCGGAAGGCATCTTCTATGAAAACCGGCAGGCCTTCAGCGTCCAGTACCATCCGGAGGCCGCGCCCGGGCCCCACGACGCGGCCTACCTGTTTGACCGGTTTTTGGAAACCATGACCGCCAGGAGAAAGGCCCCATGA
- the carB gene encoding carbamoyl-phosphate synthase large subunit — protein MPKRTDIKKILIIGSGPIIISQACEFDYSGTQACKALKEEGYEVVLINSNPATIMTDPETADRTYVEPITPEAVAKIIARERPDALLPTLGGQTGLNTAVAVADMGVLDQYGVEMIGATREVIHKAEDREKFRHAMERIGLRVPRSGFARSMEDVFRIATEIGYPIIVRPSFTLGGTGSGVAYNREELAQMSKAGLDASMIHEIMLEESALGWKEYELEVMRDKADNVVIICSIENLDPMGVHTGESITVAPAQTLTDREYQDMRDAAIAIMREIGVETGGSNVQFAVHPRTGEMIVIEMNPRVSRSSALASKATGFPIAKIAAKLAVGCTLDEIPNDITRETMASFEPSIDYCVVKIPRWTFEKFPETEDFLTTSMKSVGETMSIGRTFKEALQKAVRSLEIGRFGLLQPLPTEGMNLREFFAPRLRTPSSLRLFWIASALAHGMTVEDIHDLTKIDPWFLHPIREIVEAERLLPEAERTAETLREAKRMGFSDRRLAELWGTSEADIRRRRREEGIFPVYKLVDTCAAEFEAYTPYFYSTYETEDETRRSANPRVMILGGGPNRIGQGIEFDYCCVHASFALREMGIESIMVNSNPETVSTDYDTSDRLYFEPLTLEDVLHIVRAEDPLGVIVQFGGQTPLNLARGLEEAGVNILGTSPDAIDRAEDRKRFQEIVHRLNLLQPANDTAMTAAEAIAAAERIGYPVVVRPSYVLGGRSMEIVYDGQTLESFMERAIHISPGHPILIDQFLEDAVEVDVDAISDGTETVIGGIMEHIEEAGIHSGDSACILPPLTFSEDMMTRIERQTRMIAAELGVVGLMNIQYAIKDGELFVLEVNPRASRTVPFVSKAIGIPLAKVATKVMMGKSLEELGFTKPLRPEHISVKEAVFPFSRFPGVDVILGPEMKSTGEVMGIDSSFGMAFAKSQMAAGFRLPLEGRVFISVHDLHKDRIVPIARSFQEMGFQLVGTRGTAAYLHDHGVHVWPVHRISEGRPNVLDHLKNGDIQLMINTSVGRRASADATAIRRGALLYNVPYSTTLAGARATSEAIRALRERDWSVAPLQEYHGKSRAGTGSGKKA, from the coding sequence GTGCCCAAGCGCACCGACATCAAGAAAATCCTGATCATCGGCTCGGGTCCGATCATCATCAGCCAGGCCTGCGAGTTCGACTATTCGGGCACCCAGGCGTGCAAGGCCCTCAAGGAAGAGGGTTACGAGGTCGTCCTGATCAATTCGAACCCCGCCACCATCATGACGGATCCCGAAACGGCGGACCGGACCTACGTCGAACCCATCACCCCGGAGGCGGTGGCGAAGATCATCGCCCGGGAACGGCCCGACGCGCTCCTGCCCACCCTGGGGGGACAGACGGGACTGAACACGGCCGTGGCCGTGGCCGACATGGGCGTCCTCGACCAGTACGGGGTGGAGATGATCGGCGCCACCCGGGAAGTCATCCACAAGGCGGAAGACCGGGAAAAATTCCGCCACGCCATGGAGCGGATCGGGCTCCGGGTCCCCCGGAGCGGATTCGCCCGCTCCATGGAGGACGTCTTCCGCATCGCCACGGAGATCGGCTACCCCATCATCGTCCGTCCATCGTTCACCTTGGGAGGCACGGGCAGCGGCGTAGCCTACAACCGGGAGGAGCTCGCCCAGATGTCCAAGGCGGGCCTCGACGCCAGCATGATCCACGAGATCATGCTGGAGGAGTCGGCCCTGGGCTGGAAGGAATACGAGCTGGAGGTGATGCGGGACAAGGCGGACAACGTCGTCATCATCTGCTCCATCGAAAACCTGGACCCCATGGGGGTCCACACGGGCGAATCCATCACCGTCGCCCCCGCCCAGACCCTGACGGACCGGGAATACCAGGACATGCGAGACGCCGCGATCGCCATCATGCGGGAGATCGGCGTCGAGACCGGGGGCTCCAACGTCCAGTTCGCCGTCCATCCCCGGACGGGAGAGATGATCGTCATCGAGATGAATCCCCGGGTGTCCCGCTCCTCCGCCCTGGCCTCCAAGGCCACGGGATTCCCCATCGCCAAGATCGCCGCCAAGCTCGCCGTGGGCTGCACCCTCGACGAGATCCCCAACGACATTACCCGGGAGACGATGGCCTCCTTCGAGCCTTCCATCGACTACTGCGTCGTGAAGATTCCCCGCTGGACCTTCGAGAAGTTTCCCGAGACGGAGGACTTTTTGACCACGTCCATGAAGTCCGTCGGGGAGACCATGTCCATCGGCCGGACGTTCAAGGAGGCCCTCCAGAAGGCGGTACGGTCCCTGGAGATCGGGCGCTTCGGGCTGCTCCAGCCCCTCCCGACGGAGGGCATGAATCTGCGAGAGTTCTTCGCCCCGCGACTCCGGACGCCCAGTTCCCTGCGGTTGTTCTGGATCGCCAGCGCCCTCGCCCATGGTATGACGGTCGAGGATATCCACGATCTGACGAAGATCGATCCCTGGTTCCTCCACCCGATCCGGGAGATCGTCGAGGCAGAGCGGCTTCTCCCGGAGGCGGAACGGACGGCGGAGACGCTCCGGGAGGCCAAGCGGATGGGTTTTTCCGACCGCAGGCTGGCGGAGCTCTGGGGCACGAGCGAAGCGGACATCCGGCGGAGGCGCCGGGAAGAGGGAATCTTCCCCGTCTACAAGCTGGTCGATACCTGCGCCGCCGAGTTCGAGGCCTATACCCCCTACTTCTATTCGACCTACGAGACGGAAGACGAAACACGGCGCTCCGCGAACCCCCGGGTCATGATCCTCGGCGGCGGACCGAACCGCATCGGCCAGGGCATCGAGTTCGACTACTGCTGCGTACACGCTTCCTTCGCCCTCCGGGAGATGGGGATCGAGAGCATCATGGTGAACTCCAACCCGGAGACGGTCAGCACCGACTACGACACCTCCGACCGGCTCTATTTCGAGCCCCTGACCCTGGAGGACGTTCTCCACATCGTCCGGGCCGAAGACCCCCTGGGGGTCATCGTCCAGTTCGGGGGACAGACCCCCCTGAACCTGGCCCGGGGCCTGGAGGAGGCGGGGGTGAACATCCTCGGCACCTCCCCCGATGCCATCGACCGGGCGGAGGACCGGAAGCGCTTCCAGGAGATCGTTCACCGTCTGAATCTGCTCCAGCCCGCCAATGACACGGCCATGACGGCGGCGGAGGCCATCGCGGCGGCGGAGCGCATCGGTTATCCCGTGGTGGTGAGGCCCTCCTATGTCCTCGGCGGGCGGTCCATGGAGATCGTCTACGACGGTCAGACTCTGGAATCCTTCATGGAGCGGGCCATTCACATCTCCCCGGGGCATCCGATTTTGATCGACCAGTTCCTGGAGGACGCTGTCGAGGTCGACGTGGACGCCATCAGCGACGGAACCGAGACGGTCATCGGCGGCATCATGGAGCACATCGAGGAGGCGGGCATCCACTCCGGCGACAGCGCCTGCATCCTGCCGCCGCTGACGTTCTCCGAGGACATGATGACCCGGATCGAGAGGCAGACCCGGATGATCGCCGCGGAACTGGGCGTCGTGGGGCTCATGAACATCCAGTACGCCATCAAGGACGGGGAGCTCTTCGTGCTGGAGGTGAACCCCCGGGCCTCCCGGACGGTTCCCTTCGTCAGCAAAGCGATCGGCATCCCCCTGGCCAAGGTGGCCACCAAGGTGATGATGGGCAAGTCCCTGGAGGAACTCGGATTCACGAAGCCCCTGCGTCCGGAGCATATCTCCGTCAAGGAAGCGGTCTTCCCCTTCAGCCGCTTCCCCGGCGTTGACGTCATCCTGGGACCGGAGATGAAATCCACCGGGGAGGTCATGGGCATCGATTCGTCCTTTGGGATGGCCTTCGCCAAGTCCCAAATGGCCGCGGGGTTCCGGCTGCCCCTGGAGGGCCGGGTCTTCATCAGCGTCCACGACCTCCACAAGGACCGAATCGTTCCCATTGCACGGTCCTTCCAGGAGATGGGGTTTCAGCTCGTCGGAACCCGGGGAACAGCGGCCTACCTGCACGATCACGGGGTTCACGTCTGGCCCGTCCACCGGATCAGCGAGGGCCGCCCCAACGTCCTGGACCATCTCAAGAACGGGGACATCCAGCTCATGATCAACACCAGCGTGGGCCGGAGAGCCAGCGCCGACGCCACGGCCATCCGGCGGGGAGCGCTCCTGTACAATGTCCCCTATTCGACCACGCTCGCCGGCGCCCGGGCCACCAGCGAGGCCATCCGGGCCCTCCGGGAGCGGGACTGGAGTGTGGCGCCGCTGCAGGAATACCACGGCAAAAGCCGCGCCGGGACAGGCTCCGGAAAGAAGGCATAG
- a CDS encoding glutamine synthetase type III, translating into MKKTCPITAAERSYPVAKEKSGPVSEYYGEDTFNIRVMKNKLPGDTYNKIIDAIHENTILDLETANTVAHAMAKWAIEKGATHFAHWFQPMTGITAEKHDAFIDVTGPSSVIERFSGKQLVQGEPDASSFPSGGIRATFEARGYTAWDMSSPAFIRRNGISTTLCIPTAFISFTGQALDKKTPLLRSNRAVSKSALNILKLLGSKDVRGVFATLGPEQEYFLIDADYYYKRPDLVMGGRAIVGAPPPKGQELEDQYFGSIKERVSSYMHDMEEELFKLGVPAKTRHNEVAPSQFELAPVFEEANLAVDHNQIVMDTMQQVAKKHRLACLLHEKPFAGINGSGKHLNWSLSDNKGNNLLNPGQTPEDNIHFLVFLIAVIRAVYKHADIIRASVGSYANDHRLGANEAPPAIISVFLGDQLTRILGDIEAGKVSKASDKEIINLGISSLPIVSKDSTDRNRTSPFAFTGNKFEFRAVGSAQSISFPATVLNTIVAESLDYLAEKIKGRCDKSGNVNQCVLAVIREELKDIKPVLFNGDNYSREWEKEAAKRGLPNHKTTPVALKALITPKALDLFEKYKVLSHVELKSRYLIHIERYIKDLSIEAKCLQNICLSQILPAATSYQNRLSEAILGTREALGKSADLSAQLDLLKKLAVLVNQVYATNQAIQTGVEKASAVHDEQKKAEMLCDRVKTKMNELRGYVDELEMLVDDELWPLPKFWEMLFIS; encoded by the coding sequence ATGAAAAAGACATGCCCGATCACCGCAGCCGAAAGGAGTTACCCGGTGGCGAAGGAGAAGTCCGGCCCCGTATCGGAATACTACGGCGAGGACACCTTCAACATCCGGGTCATGAAGAACAAGCTGCCCGGGGACACCTACAACAAGATCATCGACGCCATCCACGAAAACACCATTCTCGATCTCGAGACCGCCAACACGGTGGCCCACGCCATGGCGAAGTGGGCCATCGAGAAGGGTGCGACGCATTTCGCCCACTGGTTCCAGCCCATGACGGGGATCACGGCGGAAAAGCACGATGCGTTCATCGATGTAACCGGGCCCAGCTCGGTTATCGAGCGCTTCTCCGGCAAGCAGCTGGTCCAGGGGGAGCCGGACGCCTCGAGCTTCCCCAGCGGCGGCATCCGGGCGACCTTCGAGGCCCGGGGCTACACGGCCTGGGACATGTCCTCCCCCGCCTTCATCCGGCGAAACGGCATCTCGACGACCCTGTGCATCCCGACAGCCTTCATCTCCTTCACCGGCCAGGCCCTCGACAAGAAAACCCCCCTCCTGCGGTCGAACCGGGCGGTCAGCAAGAGTGCCCTGAACATCCTGAAGCTCCTCGGAAGCAAAGACGTGAGGGGCGTTTTCGCGACCCTGGGACCGGAGCAGGAGTACTTCCTGATCGACGCGGACTACTACTACAAGCGCCCCGATCTCGTCATGGGAGGGCGGGCCATCGTCGGTGCCCCGCCGCCCAAGGGACAGGAACTGGAGGACCAGTATTTCGGCAGCATCAAGGAGCGCGTTTCCTCATACATGCACGACATGGAGGAAGAGCTCTTCAAGCTGGGCGTTCCCGCCAAGACCCGGCACAACGAGGTGGCACCCAGCCAGTTCGAGCTGGCGCCGGTCTTCGAGGAGGCCAACCTGGCGGTCGACCACAACCAGATCGTCATGGACACGATGCAGCAGGTGGCGAAGAAGCATCGCCTGGCCTGCCTGCTCCACGAGAAGCCCTTCGCGGGGATCAACGGCTCGGGCAAGCACCTGAACTGGTCGCTTTCCGACAACAAGGGGAACAACCTCCTGAATCCCGGGCAGACGCCGGAGGACAATATCCACTTCCTGGTCTTCCTGATCGCCGTCATCCGCGCCGTCTACAAGCACGCAGACATCATCAGGGCCTCCGTGGGGTCCTACGCCAACGATCATCGCCTGGGGGCAAACGAAGCGCCGCCGGCGATCATCTCCGTCTTCCTCGGTGACCAGCTCACCCGGATTCTCGGGGACATTGAGGCCGGCAAGGTGTCGAAGGCCTCCGACAAGGAGATCATCAACCTCGGCATCTCCTCGCTGCCCATCGTGAGCAAGGACAGCACCGACCGGAACCGGACATCGCCCTTCGCCTTCACGGGCAACAAGTTCGAGTTCCGGGCTGTCGGCTCCGCCCAGTCGATCTCTTTCCCGGCGACGGTCCTTAACACGATCGTTGCGGAAAGCCTCGATTACCTGGCCGAGAAAATCAAGGGACGGTGCGACAAGAGCGGGAATGTCAACCAGTGCGTCCTGGCCGTGATCCGGGAAGAGCTGAAGGACATCAAGCCGGTGCTCTTCAACGGCGACAACTACAGCCGGGAATGGGAAAAGGAAGCGGCGAAACGGGGCCTGCCGAACCACAAGACCACGCCGGTGGCCCTGAAGGCCCTGATCACTCCCAAGGCTTTGGATCTATTTGAAAAATATAAGGTTCTCTCCCACGTGGAGCTCAAGTCGCGCTACCTGATCCATATCGAGAGATACATCAAGGACCTGAGCATCGAGGCAAAGTGCCTGCAGAACATCTGCCTGAGCCAGATCCTCCCCGCCGCAACAAGCTACCAGAATCGGCTCTCGGAGGCGATCCTGGGCACGCGGGAGGCCCTGGGCAAGTCCGCGGATCTCAGCGCCCAGCTGGACCTGCTGAAAAAGTTGGCGGTGCTGGTGAACCAGGTCTACGCTACCAACCAGGCCATCCAGACCGGGGTCGAAAAGGCCTCGGCCGTTCACGACGAGCAGAAAAAGGCGGAAATGCTCTGCGACAGGGTCAAAACCAAAATGAACGAGTTGCGCGGGTATGTCGACGAACTGGAGATGCTGGTGGACGACGAGCTGTGGCCGCTGCCGAAATTCTGGGAGATGCTCTTCATCAGCTGA
- a CDS encoding amidophosphoribosyltransferase, translating into MGQPDRHEGKPREECGVFAVYGHREAARVTYFGLFALQHRGQESAGIKVADGCRVWGHKGMGLVSEVFHEGTLAKLAGSLAIGHVRYSTTGSSTLSNAQPFLVHHGEEYYAIGHNGNLTNAQAVRHELEMQGSIFQSTMDTEIIVHLMARHIRDGIEAALSHALSRVEGAYSLVMLTRNMVIAARDPRGFRPLCLGRLGDGWVVASETCAFDLVGAQYVRDIRPGEILIIDEHGPRSIMPFPQLRQARCIFELIYFARPDSQVFGQNVYLCRKRLGRQMALEYQPDVDFVMPFPDSGNYAALGYAEGSGIPFEMGMIRNHYVGRTFIQPTQTVRDFGVRVKLNPVRPLIAGQRVLIVEDSIIRGTTSRNRVRNLRDNGALEVHMAVSCPPTRHPCPYGIDFSSKGELLAAEMAEMEEIARFVGLDSVHYLSVEGMVAATGMEADGFCLACYTGDYPVTPPETFGKYCLETPDPIQLTLIP; encoded by the coding sequence ATGGGACAGCCGGACCGGCACGAAGGGAAACCCCGGGAAGAGTGCGGTGTGTTCGCCGTCTACGGACACCGGGAGGCAGCGCGGGTCACCTATTTCGGGCTCTTCGCCCTCCAGCACCGGGGTCAGGAAAGCGCCGGCATCAAGGTGGCCGACGGCTGCCGGGTCTGGGGACACAAGGGCATGGGGCTGGTTTCCGAAGTCTTCCACGAGGGAACCCTGGCGAAACTGGCGGGGTCCCTGGCCATCGGGCACGTCCGCTACTCAACCACCGGCTCGTCGACCCTCTCGAACGCCCAGCCTTTTCTCGTGCACCACGGGGAAGAGTATTACGCCATCGGCCACAACGGGAACCTCACGAACGCCCAGGCCGTCCGCCACGAGCTCGAGATGCAGGGGTCCATCTTCCAGTCCACCATGGACACGGAGATCATTGTCCACCTGATGGCCCGGCACATCCGGGATGGAATCGAGGCGGCCCTTTCCCACGCCCTGTCGCGGGTTGAAGGCGCCTACAGCCTGGTGATGCTGACCCGGAACATGGTCATCGCCGCCCGCGACCCCCGGGGATTCCGCCCCCTGTGCCTCGGCCGCCTCGGCGACGGCTGGGTCGTCGCTTCGGAGACATGCGCGTTCGACCTCGTGGGAGCCCAGTATGTACGGGACATCCGCCCGGGGGAAATCCTCATCATCGACGAACACGGCCCCCGCAGCATCATGCCCTTTCCACAACTCCGGCAGGCCCGCTGCATCTTCGAACTGATCTACTTCGCCCGCCCCGACAGCCAGGTCTTCGGCCAGAACGTCTATCTGTGCCGCAAGCGCCTGGGCCGGCAGATGGCCCTGGAGTACCAGCCCGACGTGGATTTCGTGATGCCCTTTCCGGACTCGGGGAATTATGCGGCCCTGGGCTACGCGGAAGGGAGCGGCATTCCCTTCGAGATGGGCATGATCCGCAACCACTACGTCGGCCGGACCTTCATCCAGCCGACCCAGACGGTCCGGGACTTCGGCGTACGGGTGAAACTCAACCCCGTGCGTCCGCTCATCGCGGGACAGCGCGTCCTGATCGTCGAGGACTCCATCATCCGGGGCACGACCAGCCGCAACCGGGTCCGGAACCTGCGGGACAACGGCGCGCTGGAGGTCCACATGGCCGTCAGCTGCCCGCCGACCCGGCATCCCTGCCCGTACGGCATCGATTTCTCTTCAAAAGGGGAGCTTCTGGCCGCCGAAATGGCCGAGATGGAAGAGATCGCCCGCTTCGTGGGCCTCGATTCCGTCCACTACCTCTCCGTGGAGGGCATGGTCGCAGCCACGGGCATGGAGGCCGACGGCTTCTGCCTTGCCTGCTATACCGGGGACTACCCTGTCACCCCTCCCGAGACCTTTGGCAAGTACTGCCTGGAGACGCCGGATCCGATTCAGCTGACCCTCATTCCATAG
- the guaA gene encoding glutamine-hydrolyzing GMP synthase, protein MILIVDFGSQYNQLIARRVREHHVYCQIEPPDLPLEKIRALNPEGIILSGGPASIYESGSPKADPGIFKLGIPVLGICYGLHFMADALGGEVIPANKREYGFAELRILKPEGIFAGVHQDSRCWMSHGDSIGRLPKGFRITATTPSTRVAAAEDPKRRLYGLQFHPEVVHTPEGKRMLGNFLFEVCRCKRSWTMKNFARDTIAEIREEVGDRKVILGLSGGVDSSVAAILLHQAIGEQLTCVFVDNGVLRHGEAERVQEVFRSHYRVKLRFVRAGREFLKKLKGVEDPERKRKIIGRTFIDVFNREAVKIKGAEFLAQGTLYPDLIESRSVFGGPSAVIKSHHNVGGLPKRMKLRLVEPLKHLFKDEVRLLGKELGLPEEMIWRQPFPGPGLAIRIIGEVTERRLSVLRKCDVIFLEEIRAAGMYRKLWQSFTVLLPVKSVGIMGDQRTYENILALRAVTSDDAMTADWARLPHDLLGKVSNRIINEVRGVNRVVYDISSKPPSTIEWE, encoded by the coding sequence ATGATCCTCATCGTCGATTTCGGATCCCAGTATAACCAGCTCATCGCCCGGCGCGTCCGGGAACACCATGTCTACTGCCAGATCGAGCCGCCGGACCTTCCGCTGGAAAAGATCCGGGCCCTGAATCCCGAGGGGATCATCCTTTCGGGGGGCCCCGCCAGCATCTACGAGTCAGGCAGCCCCAAGGCGGACCCGGGGATTTTCAAGTTGGGAATTCCCGTCCTGGGCATCTGCTACGGCCTTCACTTCATGGCGGACGCTCTCGGAGGCGAGGTCATCCCGGCGAACAAGCGGGAGTACGGATTTGCCGAGCTTCGCATCCTGAAACCGGAAGGAATCTTCGCGGGCGTTCATCAGGATTCCCGCTGCTGGATGAGCCACGGCGATTCCATCGGCCGGCTCCCGAAGGGCTTCCGCATCACCGCCACAACACCCAGCACCCGGGTGGCCGCGGCGGAGGACCCGAAACGGCGCCTCTACGGCCTCCAGTTCCACCCCGAGGTCGTCCACACCCCGGAAGGCAAGCGGATGCTGGGCAATTTCCTCTTCGAAGTCTGCCGCTGCAAGCGCTCCTGGACCATGAAAAACTTCGCCCGGGACACCATCGCGGAGATCCGGGAGGAGGTCGGAGACCGGAAGGTCATCCTGGGACTGAGCGGCGGCGTGGACTCGTCGGTGGCCGCGATCCTCCTGCACCAGGCCATCGGCGAACAGCTCACCTGCGTCTTCGTGGACAACGGCGTTCTCCGGCACGGGGAGGCAGAAAGGGTCCAGGAAGTCTTCCGGAGCCACTACCGCGTGAAACTCCGCTTCGTCCGGGCGGGAAGGGAATTCCTGAAGAAGCTCAAAGGGGTAGAAGACCCGGAGCGGAAAAGGAAAATCATCGGCCGCACCTTCATCGACGTCTTCAACCGGGAAGCGGTCAAGATCAAGGGCGCCGAGTTCCTCGCCCAAGGTACTCTCTACCCGGACCTGATCGAATCGCGATCGGTCTTCGGCGGCCCCAGCGCGGTCATCAAATCCCACCACAACGTGGGCGGGCTCCCGAAGCGGATGAAGCTCCGGCTCGTGGAGCCCCTGAAGCACCTCTTCAAGGACGAGGTGCGTCTCCTGGGGAAGGAACTGGGCCTCCCGGAGGAGATGATCTGGCGGCAGCCATTCCCGGGCCCGGGCCTGGCCATCCGCATCATCGGCGAGGTGACGGAGCGCCGCCTGTCCGTCCTGCGCAAGTGTGACGTGATCTTCCTCGAGGAGATCCGGGCGGCCGGCATGTACCGCAAACTCTGGCAGTCCTTCACGGTTCTCCTGCCCGTCAAGAGCGTCGGCATCATGGGGGACCAGCGGACCTACGAGAACATCCTCGCCCTCCGGGCCGTCACCAGCGACGACGCCATGACGGCCGACTGGGCGCGCCTGCCCCACGATCTCCTGGGAAAGGTCTCCAACCGAATCATCAACGAAGTCCGGGGTGTCAACCGGGTGGTCTACGACATCAGCTCCAAGCCGCCCAGCACCATCGAGTGGGAGTAA